CTTTCCGTTGCGGTCGGCATTGGTCGAAACGTAGCCCAGGCTGTACTGGTTCCTGAGCTCGATCCCGACCTGCCGCAGGATGGCGGGATGGTCCTGTTGCCAACGGGGGAACCAGGCCTTGCCGCCCGTGACCTTGGCAAAGGTCTTGAGTTGATTGTCGGCCTGCAGATAGGTCAACCGGGTGGTGGCTCCCATGTAGGGTTCGTTGCTCATGCGCCCTCTCTGGCCGATACCCAGGCAGTAGATGACGGCGTCGGTCGCCTGTACCCGCTTCAAGGCCGAGCTGAAAGTGATCCTGCTGAAGGTGTCCACACCGGTGCTGACCAGAAGCACGGCCTTCTTGCCGTCTACTTCGTCCAGGCGGTCCAGGGTGAACTGGAGAGCGTCGAAAAGGTTGGATTCCTGAGAGACGGGAAAGGCCATGCGGGTGAGCGACCCGAAGAGTTCGCGCTTGTTCTGGGTGAAGTCGGACAGAATCCTGGGGTTCAGGTTGTAGGCCACCACCGCCGCCCAGTCGTCGGGCCTCAGCATCTGGATAAAATAGGCCGCTGGCATCGTCGCGTCGTCGTACCACCACCAAGCCAGGTTCCTGGTGGACTCGAGCACCATCACCACCGTTAGCGGCGCCGAGGTGGGGCTGAAGTTGGTGACCTTCTGCTCGACCTTGTCCTCGAAGACCCTGAAGTTCTTGGCGGTCAGTTCGGGGATGAAATTCCCCTTTTTGTCGGTGACCACCACATCCAGATTGACCAGCTCGATGTCGACCGCCAGGGTGAAGTTCTCTTCGGGCTTGGAGCCCTTGGGACGGGCCGGGTTCAGGCGGCGTTTTCTCGGCCTGGGCTTCCGCTTTCGAACGATCACCGGGTCGGACTGTCGCTGCTGAGGGCCGCCCCTCTCTACTTTTCTGCTCTCTTCTCCCCGCTCGGGCTGAGAGGGTTCCTCTCCCTCCGGGCCCGCCGACAGGCGACTGCCGCCAAGGACGAGGCCCAGCGCCAGGGCTCCGAAGAGTGCCATTTGTCTCATCCGACACCAGGTCATCATGGTTTCGTCCACCCTCGTTTTCGGATTTGTTTCTATCTGGAATCTTAAGCCAGGCCTCTCTACGAGTCAACACCGCTGGGCGGGGAGTATCCCACGCTACCGAATTCAGGGTGACAGAACAGTCAAGGCACCCGAATCACGCCGATATTCCAGGTGGAATGGTAGGGGCGTCCCTTGTTGGCGCCCCCTACGCGGCCCTGACCGGGCGACCCGGAACCACCGGGCAACCAAAAGGGTTGCCCCTACAGTGGGGGGATTCAGGGGGAGATGGCCCTGACTACCAGGCGAGGTGCCGGACTGCGCTATCCCTCACCCAGCTTGAAATCCACTTCCGGAAGCCCCTTCAGCGCCTCCCTCATGTAGTCCTTGACTCTTCCCACCAGCTTCTTTTCAGACACGCGAATCGCCTCGCGGGTCACTCCATACCGGTCCGCGATGGCCTGAAGAGTCAGGGGCTCTTCGGCGATCAGTCTCTGCTGGAGAATGACCCGGTCCCTTTCTCCGAGGTCCTGGGAGAATTGGGCGAACTTGGATTCGATGAGGCTCTTCAACTCTCCGGCCGCCAGCTTTTCGTCGATCAGATCCTCGGTAGAGGCCAGGGTTTCCAGATAGTAGAGGTCGGAGTCGCCGGAAGTCGTGGCATCCAGGGAAAGGTCATGAGCCCTGATGCTGTTCTCGACGTCGATCACATCCCCTTCGCTCACGTTCAGGTTCCTGGCGATCAGCCTGGGCGTGGGCGCGATTCCCTGGGCTTCCAGTTTCCGCTTTTCCTTGCGCAGATTCATCAGCAGCTTGCGGCGATCGTTGGTGGTTCCCACGCGCACAATGCGAAAGTTGTCCAGAATGAACTTGATGATGTAGGCCTTGATCCACCAGGAGGCGTAGGTGGGCAAGCGGGTGCCCCGGTCGGGATCGAATTTCCTCACAGCCTGGAGCAGACCCAGGTTGCCTTCCTGGATCAGGTCCATGAGGTTGGAGTAGACCTTGTTGTATAGAAAAGCGATCTTCACCACCAGCTTGAGGTTGGAGGTGACCAGCCGGCGGACCGCTTCCCTGTCCCCGCTGTCCCTGTAGAGACGGGCCAGGTGCCGTTCTTCTCCGGGAGTCAGGGGCTGATACTTGCTGATCTCCAACAGGTAGTGGCGAACCGGGTCGTACCGGACCAGCTCGGCCCGCTCGCTGTCTCCCATCGATATCCGCGGTTCGTCGTGCTCCTTCAGGGTCAGTACCTGAGCCAGGACTTCACCCTCGTTCTCAGGGGTTGCGGAGTCCGACCGGGGTGTTGGAGGGGCGCCGTGGGGGTCAGGCTGCATGCCTATCATTTCCTTTTCCGACCCCGTGTGGGCGTGATTCGGAGGCGATCAGTCCTATGGCTGCCGGGCGCGGGCGGGAGGAGCGGCACTCAAATCCGACCGGAGGAGGCCGTGCGATGCTACACTGTCACGCTGAGAGTTCCATCCTAGCATACTATCGCCCGCCCCGCCGGGACCCAACCTTGCGGGATGAGGTCCCAATGATCTCCATACTGTGGTCGGTTCTCATCTTGTTAATTGCCACCGACGTGGCTGCGGCTGAAACGAGTTCAAGCATCAGCCTCAGTGAAGCACACATCGCCGCCGTCAATCGACCCAGGCGGGTGATCGTCAACATCGACGCCTCCTGGCACGTGGATCGGTTCGTCAAGGATCTGCCGGCACAGGTGGATGAGGCCTTCGGGTTCGCCGATGAACCCGGCAGCCACATCGACAGTATTTGGTGGAGTTGGGGCCAGGGTCAGACGG
The window above is part of the Acidobacteriota bacterium genome. Proteins encoded here:
- a CDS encoding VWA domain-containing protein, yielding MALFGALALGLVLGGSRLSAGPEGEEPSQPERGEESRKVERGGPQQRQSDPVIVRKRKPRPRKRRLNPARPKGSKPEENFTLAVDIELVNLDVVVTDKKGNFIPELTAKNFRVFEDKVEQKVTNFSPTSAPLTVVMVLESTRNLAWWWYDDATMPAAYFIQMLRPDDWAAVVAYNLNPRILSDFTQNKRELFGSLTRMAFPVSQESNLFDALQFTLDRLDEVDGKKAVLLVSTGVDTFSRITFSSALKRVQATDAVIYCLGIGQRGRMSNEPYMGATTRLTYLQADNQLKTFAKVTGGKAWFPRWQQDHPAILRQVGIELRNQYSLGYVSTNADRNGKFRKIKVEVVDENGKRVKRVKARTRTGYHAVKS
- a CDS encoding sigma-70 family RNA polymerase sigma factor, with the translated sequence MQPDPHGAPPTPRSDSATPENEGEVLAQVLTLKEHDEPRISMGDSERAELVRYDPVRHYLLEISKYQPLTPGEERHLARLYRDSGDREAVRRLVTSNLKLVVKIAFLYNKVYSNLMDLIQEGNLGLLQAVRKFDPDRGTRLPTYASWWIKAYIIKFILDNFRIVRVGTTNDRRKLLMNLRKEKRKLEAQGIAPTPRLIARNLNVSEGDVIDVENSIRAHDLSLDATTSGDSDLYYLETLASTEDLIDEKLAAGELKSLIESKFAQFSQDLGERDRVILQQRLIAEEPLTLQAIADRYGVTREAIRVSEKKLVGRVKDYMREALKGLPEVDFKLGEG